A section of the Gemmatimonadales bacterium genome encodes:
- a CDS encoding Spy/CpxP family protein refolding chaperone: MNRIVLSLAALAIGATPLAAQHAHHADSAQRQATQRPPSAQPGMQRGHDAMGMAGMESMMEMMGAMSRVMAYTPPRLLERKRDLGLTQDQEARLAQIQEAARPERDGARASADQHGRMFQEALNASAPDPSSVVAHFESMHAAMGLMHRAELRVALEARSVLTEAQRRQVDAWQRQQGARSGEGHDREEH, from the coding sequence ATGAACCGCATCGTTCTCAGCCTGGCCGCTCTCGCTATCGGCGCGACGCCCTTAGCCGCGCAGCACGCCCATCACGCGGACAGCGCGCAGCGCCAGGCTACCCAGCGCCCGCCCTCCGCCCAGCCGGGGATGCAGCGTGGCCACGACGCCATGGGCATGGCCGGGATGGAGTCGATGATGGAGATGATGGGGGCGATGTCGCGGGTCATGGCGTACACGCCGCCGCGCCTGCTCGAGCGCAAGCGGGACCTGGGTCTGACGCAAGACCAGGAGGCGCGTCTCGCGCAGATCCAGGAGGCCGCCCGTCCCGAGCGCGACGGCGCCCGGGCCTCGGCCGATCAACACGGCCGGATGTTTCAGGAGGCGCTCAACGCGTCCGCTCCGGATCCGTCGTCGGTCGTCGCGCACTTCGAGAGCATGCACGCCGCGATGGGCCTGATGCATCGGGCCGAGCTGCGCGTGGCGCTCGAGGCTAGATCGGTGCTCACGGAGGCGCAGCGCCGCCAGGTTGACGCGTGGCAACGCCAGCAGGGCGCGCGCTCCGGCGAGGGGCACGACCGCGAAGAGCACTAA